The proteins below are encoded in one region of Peptoniphilus sp. GNH:
- a CDS encoding S-layer homology domain-containing protein produces the protein MKLQKALNTKAILIGDNNETKLFNKNAKNIQTFNFKIQNLSDETITYKYKSTIVADDVNGSYLTYFTRWLKDVNNGSVTLSPKQTKDLSVTIDTSEFADELKSQMPNGYFVDGFIIFENDDEPTISIPFITFVGDLDKVQVVESPIYDLTKENKVPFYWNEEGNCHIADRNNAKEIGNNEFTHLFTNIGNKTEILGQSKDFTNKNPKFYDKHVLSPNKDGYADYLNVKYTMLRSGNISVNVYKLDENGNKVGQSLANLVKDEMTIKNYGSNILGNAYYIDIPFPNSKTKLDDGNYVVSISSYRNKNKPLDDINMNFTVDTKKPTVQNFKIQDNILSFDSFDENGIREELVKINDKVIEKSDKGYEIPQQTDLKDIVVEVKDLGYNTYKTTAEMELNNKKSSVNIVPKLNKNDDEFNLEYKIFDEKGIEFYSDNLKPGKYKLEIKKPEEIYQIKDIDGVDIKNINEVDGKYVCEFTLENAPKEILINIDKLDAYYVYYWVYDYTKEFKGVKLINQDNNTQIDLDLVVGQNSDNYVGAKAFSKLIPYGRYKVEFDADKTNYKFEIFREFDKGNGINDKEKADYNCIVEKNSKLNSAGNISFAINPEKKNFTINVYGEGQENADFKLASDALDFDRSNNMEIKSIARNLPLDFVNNSEIEPKDYMLAAIPKEGYYAEPALYLLELKSSRVTAYPSKAEYKVSGSNVNLQVDIKKSSGNGSLVIEDNIGQKQGYIVQDIRGYFGYNDKVYRDLNNLPEGNYIISPLIDKNTEFASKTGNKLVKVTSGESTRADFKFSKIETDMEGALVISSPEKIKVQIKNLKTGSLVDMIMDYEEDGKQNYLFSANQGVYELIINDGASQGFVAPKYFVMTADSYINVGKDPNFKNIKDDEGLRQVLTELKELVEKTKTIDESIYTEDSLNAFKECLSKIKESYNDEEEAKKALATLKSAFESLKEKSKNNQNEKNPEPIEPVVPIIKPYNPGNGNIGFFKSNKREKIGEEKSKDKPNKDYGVQTFDKVSPTKFNDITAEQKEVLDFVTSRKIMKGTGIGKFSPNATITRAMVVETLMRISKDKTSSKNIKFNDVALDQWYADSVLWAASHKYVLGDGNGNFKPNKELTRQELALIFARFLTNNGIDMQKTKDFKFADENAIPKWSLEAVKAMEEIGLIEGKDANKYNPDSKISRYELAKTLMVLVNWVENQN, from the coding sequence ATGAAATTACAAAAGGCTCTGAATACAAAGGCTATATTAATTGGCGACAACAATGAAACAAAATTATTTAATAAAAACGCTAAGAACATTCAAACTTTTAATTTTAAGATACAAAATCTTTCAGATGAAACTATAACCTATAAATATAAGAGCACAATAGTTGCAGATGATGTCAACGGATCTTATTTGACATATTTTACAAGATGGCTAAAAGATGTAAATAATGGCTCCGTCACTCTTTCTCCTAAACAAACAAAGGACTTGTCAGTAACGATAGATACAAGTGAGTTTGCAGATGAATTAAAGAGTCAAATGCCTAATGGATATTTTGTTGATGGATTTATAATATTTGAAAATGATGACGAACCCACCATCTCAATTCCTTTCATAACATTTGTTGGAGATTTGGATAAAGTTCAAGTTGTCGAGTCCCCAATATATGATTTAACTAAGGAAAACAAAGTGCCTTTTTACTGGAATGAAGAGGGCAATTGCCATATAGCAGATAGAAATAATGCTAAAGAGATTGGAAACAATGAATTCACTCATTTATTTACCAATATTGGCAATAAGACAGAAATCTTGGGCCAATCAAAAGATTTCACAAACAAAAATCCTAAATTTTATGACAAGCATGTATTATCTCCGAATAAAGATGGATATGCTGACTATTTGAATGTTAAATACACTATGTTAAGAAGCGGCAATATAAGTGTCAATGTATACAAGCTTGATGAGAATGGAAACAAAGTCGGACAATCACTTGCCAACTTGGTAAAAGACGAAATGACAATAAAAAATTATGGCTCAAATATTTTAGGTAATGCTTATTATATAGACATACCATTTCCAAACTCAAAAACCAAATTGGATGATGGCAATTATGTAGTTTCTATAAGCTCTTATCGAAATAAAAACAAGCCGCTTGATGATATCAATATGAACTTTACGGTAGACACTAAAAAGCCTACTGTTCAAAACTTTAAAATACAAGATAATATTTTGAGTTTCGATTCATTTGATGAGAATGGAATAAGAGAAGAGCTTGTAAAAATAAATGATAAAGTCATAGAAAAAAGCGACAAAGGATACGAAATACCTCAGCAAACAGACTTAAAAGACATAGTGGTAGAGGTTAAAGATTTAGGCTATAACACTTATAAAACAACTGCCGAAATGGAATTAAACAACAAAAAATCCAGCGTAAACATAGTGCCTAAGCTCAACAAAAATGACGATGAATTTAACTTAGAATATAAGATATTTGACGAGAAAGGCATAGAGTTCTATTCGGACAATTTAAAGCCGGGAAAATACAAACTAGAAATCAAAAAACCAGAGGAGATATATCAAATAAAAGATATTGACGGAGTTGATATTAAAAATATAAATGAGGTCGATGGTAAATATGTTTGTGAGTTTACTCTTGAAAATGCCCCCAAAGAGATCTTGATAAATATAGATAAGTTGGATGCATATTATGTATATTACTGGGTTTACGATTATACAAAAGAATTTAAAGGCGTGAAATTAATAAATCAAGATAATAATACACAAATAGATCTAGATTTAGTAGTTGGTCAAAATTCAGATAACTATGTCGGAGCCAAGGCCTTTAGCAAACTTATACCTTATGGAAGATATAAGGTCGAATTTGATGCGGACAAGACAAACTATAAGTTTGAGATTTTTAGAGAATTTGACAAAGGTAACGGCATAAATGATAAGGAAAAAGCTGATTATAATTGTATTGTAGAGAAAAATTCAAAGTTAAACTCAGCAGGAAATATTTCTTTCGCTATTAATCCTGAAAAGAAAAATTTTACAATAAATGTATATGGCGAGGGACAAGAAAATGCTGATTTTAAGTTGGCTTCCGATGCCTTGGATTTTGATCGTTCAAACAATATGGAAATAAAAAGCATAGCTAGAAATTTGCCTCTTGATTTTGTCAACAATTCAGAAATAGAGCCAAAAGACTATATGTTGGCAGCTATTCCCAAAGAAGGATATTATGCTGAACCAGCTCTATATCTTCTTGAATTAAAATCATCAAGGGTAACAGCCTATCCATCAAAGGCTGAATATAAAGTTTCTGGAAGCAATGTCAATCTTCAAGTTGACATAAAGAAATCAAGTGGAAATGGAAGTCTTGTAATAGAAGATAATATAGGACAAAAACAAGGCTACATTGTCCAAGATATAAGAGGTTACTTTGGATACAATGATAAGGTCTACAGAGACTTGAATAATTTGCCGGAAGGAAACTATATTATAAGCCCGCTTATTGATAAAAATACTGAATTTGCAAGTAAGACAGGCAACAAACTTGTAAAGGTAACTAGCGGAGAAAGCACAAGAGCAGATTTTAAATTCAGTAAAATAGAAACAGATATGGAAGGTGCATTGGTTATAAGCTCACCAGAAAAGATAAAGGTTCAAATAAAAAATCTAAAAACTGGATCACTGGTGGATATGATTATGGATTATGAAGAAGATGGAAAACAAAACTATCTATTTTCAGCAAATCAAGGAGTTTATGAGCTTATAATAAATGACGGAGCAAGCCAAGGCTTTGTCGCACCAAAATATTTTGTAATGACTGCAGATTCTTATATAAATGTTGGCAAGGATCCTAATTTTAAAAATATTAAGGATGACGAAGGACTTAGACAAGTCCTAACTGAATTAAAGGAACTTGTTGAAAAAACAAAGACAATAGATGAAAGCATATACACAGAAGACTCTTTAAATGCCTTCAAAGAATGTCTGTCTAAAATAAAAGAGTCCTACAATGACGAAGAAGAGGCTAAAAAGGCTCTTGCGACTTTAAAATCAGCCTTTGAATCCTTAAAAGAAAAGTCTAAAAACAACCAAAACGAAAAAAATCCAGAACCTATTGAACCGGTAGTTCCGATAATAAAACCTTATAACCCAGGAAATGGTAATATAGGATTCTTTAAATCTAATAAAAGAGAAAAAATAGGTGAAGAAAAATCAAAAGACAAGCCAAATAAAGATTATGGAGTTCAAACTTTTGATAAAGTTTCACCGACTAAATTTAACGATATAACAGCTGAACAAAAAGAAGTTTTAGACTTTGTGACATCTCGTAAGATCATGAAGGGGACTGGCATTGGGAAATTTAGTCCAAATGCTACAATAACAAGGGCTATGGTAGTTGAAACTCTAATGAGAATTTCTAAAGACAAGACAAGCTCTAAAAACATCAAATTCAATGATGTGGCTTTAGATCAATGGTATGCAGATTCAGTGCTTTGGGCAGCAAGCCACAAGTATGTCTTGGGTGATGGCAATGGAAACTTTAAACCTAATAAAGAGCTTACAAGGCAAGAGTTGGCATTAATATTTGCAAGATTCTTAACGAATAATGGAATAGATATGCAAAAAACTAAAGATTTCAAATTCGCAGATGAAAACGCGATTCCAAAATGGAGTCTAGAAGCTGTAAAAGCCATGGAAGAAATTGGCTTGATAGAAGGAAAAGATGCTAATAAGTATAATCCGGATTCAAAGATAAGTAGATATGAATTAGCAAAGACCTTGATGGTACTTGTAAATTGGGTTGAAAATCAAAATTGA
- the clpB gene encoding ATP-dependent chaperone ClpB, giving the protein MNFEKFTQKSIEAINSANEIAREYGAPSLMPMHLNYALLKDKDGLIPKILGYMGVNKDLVTADVEAAIEKMPKQKGGSIYPSEDFSKILTRAKKHADDFKDDYVSVEHLYMAILEAKDAKSKEIFNRHKVDLRGFLQALQKIRGSRQVRTDNPEDTYDVLAKYGIDMCARAKEGKMDPVIGRDEEIRNVIRILSRRTKNNPVLIGDPGVGKTAIVEGLAQRIVNEDVPEGLKGKTIFSLDMGALIAGAKYRGEFEERLKAVLSEVEASNGQIFLFIDELHNIVGAGKSEGAMDASNLLKPLLARGELRTIGATTLDEYRKYIEKDQALERRFQKVLVDQPNVEDTISILRGLKEKYEIYHGLRIADSAVIAAASLSDRYISDRFLPDKAIDLMDEACAMVRTEIESMPEEVDEVRRKILQLEIEREALKKETDEGAKKRLELLEKDLSEEKSLFDNLKAKWEEEKSALNKVKDIKAQIDDVKIKIDQAQRSYDLEKLSELKFGELPKLEEALKKAEAVDKSENQMVKEEVTEEEIAEVVSRWTGIPVDKLSKTERDKLMNLDEILHRQVVGQDEAVTAVSDAVLRARAGLKSPNRPIGSFIFLGPTGVGKTQTAKALTESLFDDERNMIRIDMSEYMEKHSVSRLVGSPPGYVGYDEGGQLTEAVRRKPYSVVLFDEIEKAHPDVFNILLQVLDDGRLTDNQGRTVDFKNTVIIMTSNIGSSYLIEGIEDDGSIKEETREKVSNELKARFRPEFLNRVDEIVMFKPLQREEVYEIIKASMKDLEERLAEREITIRLDEKALDFILDSAYSLQYGARPVKRFIQRTVETEISKGIISGKILEKSQINISSDGKKLIYA; this is encoded by the coding sequence ATGAATTTTGAAAAATTTACTCAAAAGTCAATCGAGGCCATAAACTCTGCAAATGAGATTGCAAGAGAATATGGCGCTCCATCCCTTATGCCTATGCATCTAAATTATGCACTCTTAAAGGACAAAGATGGTCTAATTCCAAAAATCCTGGGCTATATGGGAGTAAATAAAGATTTGGTTACAGCCGATGTAGAAGCGGCTATTGAAAAAATGCCAAAACAAAAAGGGGGCAGCATCTATCCAAGCGAAGACTTTTCGAAGATTTTGACAAGAGCAAAAAAGCATGCCGATGATTTTAAAGACGACTATGTTTCGGTGGAACATCTTTATATGGCAATCTTAGAAGCGAAAGATGCAAAATCAAAAGAAATCTTCAATAGACATAAAGTCGATTTAAGAGGATTTTTGCAAGCTCTTCAAAAAATTAGAGGCTCAAGGCAAGTTAGAACAGACAACCCAGAAGACACTTATGATGTGCTTGCCAAGTATGGTATTGATATGTGTGCTAGGGCCAAGGAAGGCAAAATGGATCCTGTAATAGGTAGAGATGAAGAGATTAGAAATGTCATTAGAATTTTGTCAAGAAGAACTAAAAACAATCCTGTTTTAATTGGAGATCCTGGCGTTGGCAAAACTGCTATTGTCGAAGGACTTGCCCAAAGAATTGTAAACGAAGATGTGCCTGAAGGTCTAAAAGGCAAAACTATCTTCTCTTTGGATATGGGAGCTCTTATTGCAGGAGCTAAATACAGAGGAGAGTTTGAAGAAAGACTCAAGGCTGTACTATCTGAAGTCGAAGCATCAAATGGGCAAATCTTTTTATTCATAGACGAACTTCACAATATAGTTGGAGCAGGAAAGAGTGAGGGAGCCATGGATGCCTCCAATCTCTTGAAGCCTTTGCTAGCAAGAGGAGAGCTAAGGACAATTGGTGCTACAACTCTTGATGAGTACAGAAAGTATATAGAAAAAGATCAAGCTCTAGAAAGAAGATTTCAAAAAGTATTAGTAGATCAACCAAATGTTGAAGACACGATATCTATCTTGAGGGGCTTGAAAGAAAAATATGAAATATATCATGGCTTGAGAATTGCAGATTCTGCTGTAATAGCAGCTGCCAGCTTGTCGGATAGATATATTTCGGACAGGTTTTTGCCAGACAAAGCTATAGACTTGATGGATGAAGCCTGTGCCATGGTAAGAACTGAAATAGAATCTATGCCAGAAGAAGTGGACGAAGTTAGGAGAAAAATCCTACAACTTGAAATCGAAAGAGAAGCTTTAAAGAAAGAAACTGACGAAGGAGCTAAAAAGAGGCTAGAACTTTTGGAAAAAGATTTATCCGAAGAAAAGTCTTTATTCGACAATCTAAAAGCTAAATGGGAAGAAGAAAAGTCAGCTCTTAATAAGGTCAAGGATATAAAGGCACAAATTGATGATGTCAAGATAAAAATAGATCAAGCTCAAAGATCTTATGACCTTGAAAAACTTTCAGAACTAAAATTTGGTGAACTACCTAAGCTAGAAGAAGCCCTAAAAAAGGCAGAAGCAGTTGATAAATCTGAAAACCAAATGGTCAAAGAAGAGGTTACAGAAGAAGAAATAGCAGAAGTCGTTTCCAGATGGACGGGCATACCAGTAGATAAACTTTCAAAGACAGAAAGAGATAAGCTCATGAATTTGGACGAAATTTTGCATAGACAAGTAGTTGGACAAGATGAAGCTGTAACGGCTGTATCGGATGCAGTTTTAAGAGCAAGAGCAGGTCTTAAATCGCCCAATAGGCCAATAGGTTCATTTATATTCTTAGGACCAACTGGTGTCGGCAAGACCCAAACAGCCAAGGCACTTACGGAATCACTTTTTGATGACGAAAGAAACATGATAAGAATAGATATGAGTGAATATATGGAAAAACATTCTGTGTCAAGACTCGTAGGCTCTCCTCCGGGATATGTTGGATATGACGAAGGAGGTCAACTGACAGAGGCTGTGAGAAGAAAACCATATAGCGTAGTGCTTTTTGATGAAATTGAAAAGGCCCATCCAGATGTCTTTAACATCCTTCTTCAAGTCCTTGATGATGGCAGATTGACAGACAATCAAGGCAGGACAGTAGACTTTAAAAATACAGTCATAATTATGACTTCAAATATAGGTTCATCCTATCTAATAGAAGGCATAGAAGATGATGGCTCTATAAAAGAAGAAACCAGAGAAAAAGTTTCAAATGAGTTGAAAGCAAGATTTAGACCTGAATTTTTAAATAGGGTAGATGAAATTGTAATGTTTAAACCTCTTCAAAGAGAAGAAGTTTATGAAATTATCAAGGCATCTATGAAAGATTTGGAAGAAAGACTTGCAGAAAGGGAAATCACCATAAGATTGGATGAAAAAGCTCTCGACTTTATTTTGGACTCTGCCTACTCGCTTCAATACGGAGCAAGGCCTGTAAAGAGATTTATCCAAAGAACAGTTGAAACAGAAATATCCAAGGGCATAATCTCCGGCAAGATACTCGAAAAATCTCAAATCAATATAAGTTCAGACGGAAAAAAATTAATCTACGCATGA
- a CDS encoding J domain-containing protein: MQYKDYYELLGVTKGASEDEIKKAYRKLAKKYHPDLNPGDEKAQEKFKEISEAYEVLSDKDKRKKYDTFGSNYNFQGGYDFNPEDYGYTYTSSGKSGDFSDFFDMFFGGSSARSSKTSSGFSFGDIFSDLKGRGKRKTARQNFKTELVISLDEAFKGCEKNVSLNFEGKVIDVAVKVPAGITEGKSIKLNGDKYNIPGDLLFKIKIRNSNFESLKGLDIYKDIAIYPWQAALGCKKTIDTFYGKIKVNIPKNIDVSKKMRIPGKGFKDIKRNTGDLYLNFRIVNPSELTDEQIDLYKKLQEISN, encoded by the coding sequence TTGCAATATAAAGATTATTATGAACTTCTTGGGGTGACCAAGGGGGCAAGTGAAGATGAAATAAAAAAAGCATATAGGAAACTTGCCAAGAAATATCACCCTGATTTGAATCCGGGTGATGAAAAGGCCCAAGAAAAATTTAAAGAAATTTCTGAAGCCTACGAAGTCCTCTCAGATAAAGATAAGAGAAAAAAATACGACACCTTTGGATCTAATTACAACTTCCAAGGCGGTTATGATTTTAATCCTGAAGACTATGGTTACACCTACACATCTAGCGGAAAGTCGGGGGACTTCTCAGACTTTTTTGATATGTTCTTTGGTGGTTCTTCTGCTAGGTCTTCAAAGACCTCTTCTGGATTTAGTTTTGGTGATATTTTTTCAGACCTTAAGGGCAGGGGAAAGAGAAAGACGGCAAGACAAAATTTCAAGACTGAACTTGTCATAAGTCTTGATGAAGCTTTTAAGGGATGCGAAAAAAATGTAAGCCTAAATTTTGAAGGCAAAGTCATTGATGTTGCTGTCAAGGTGCCTGCAGGAATCACAGAAGGTAAGTCAATAAAATTAAACGGAGATAAGTATAATATTCCAGGAGACCTCTTATTCAAAATTAAAATTAGAAATTCTAATTTTGAAAGCTTAAAAGGTTTAGATATATACAAGGACATCGCCATCTACCCATGGCAAGCAGCCCTTGGATGCAAAAAGACGATAGATACTTTTTATGGAAAAATCAAGGTCAATATACCAAAAAATATAGATGTATCTAAGAAAATGAGGATTCCCGGTAAGGGCTTTAAAGACATCAAGAGAAATACTGGAGATTTGTATTTAAATTTTAGAATCGTAAATCCGAGTGAATTGACAGACGAACAAATTGATTTATATAAAAAATTACAAGAAATATCTAATTGA
- a CDS encoding alanine--glyoxylate aminotransferase family protein, whose translation MKLFIPGPVSVRKDVLDVMASSIISHRTSDASLLQKNISEKLQKLWNTDNAILLSTSSGSGLMEGAIRSLTKKRAAVFSSGVFGRRWHDMARFNNVACDIFENEWGKTVDPLRIREVLKTGKYDVFTITHNETSTGVMNPIYEVGEVAKDFPDILFLADTVSSSAGVKIDVSKCGADLVLTSSQKCLGLPPGFSMCCVSQKALERAKEVEFRGWYFDILALYKFTKDHDYQYPSTPSVSHMMALDYQLDYIFNKEGIENRYKRHEDMAKATRAWAKKYFDLFPAEEVCSNTITCVKNTRNVDIANLNKELEKRGMLISNGYADLKDITFRIGHMGDTSMEDMEELFYNINDILKLK comes from the coding sequence ATGAAACTATTTATACCAGGGCCTGTTTCTGTAAGAAAAGATGTCCTAGATGTGATGGCATCTTCTATAATCAGTCACAGGACAAGTGATGCGTCTTTATTGCAAAAAAATATTTCCGAAAAATTGCAAAAGCTTTGGAACACAGACAACGCAATTTTGTTATCGACATCATCCGGATCGGGACTTATGGAAGGTGCTATAAGGTCTTTGACCAAAAAAAGGGCGGCTGTATTTTCTTCAGGAGTTTTTGGCAGAAGATGGCACGACATGGCGAGATTTAACAATGTTGCCTGCGATATCTTTGAAAATGAATGGGGAAAGACTGTGGATCCTCTTCGCATAAGAGAAGTTTTAAAAACTGGCAAATATGATGTATTTACAATTACCCATAACGAGACTTCTACTGGAGTTATGAATCCAATTTATGAAGTGGGGGAAGTGGCTAAAGATTTCCCCGATATCTTGTTTTTAGCTGATACAGTTTCATCATCTGCCGGAGTAAAAATTGACGTATCAAAATGTGGCGCAGACTTAGTCTTGACATCATCTCAAAAGTGCCTGGGACTACCTCCGGGATTTTCTATGTGCTGCGTTTCCCAAAAGGCTCTTGAAAGGGCAAAAGAAGTTGAATTTAGAGGATGGTATTTTGATATTCTAGCTCTTTATAAATTCACAAAAGATCATGACTACCAATATCCGTCAACTCCATCAGTATCTCACATGATGGCATTGGACTATCAGCTTGATTATATTTTCAACAAAGAGGGAATTGAAAACAGATACAAAAGGCATGAAGACATGGCAAAGGCGACCAGGGCTTGGGCGAAAAAATATTTTGACCTATTTCCAGCAGAAGAAGTTTGTTCAAATACAATAACTTGTGTAAAAAATACTAGAAATGTCGACATCGCAAATTTAAACAAGGAGCTAGAAAAAAGAGGTATGCTCATATCCAATGGCTATGCAGATTTAAAAGATATAACTTTTAGAATCGGTCATATGGGTGACACAAGCATGGAAGATATGGAAGAACTTTTTTATAACATCAATGATATTTTAAAATTAAAATAA
- a CDS encoding thioesterase: protein MQNKKIAIQDTYKKRFQHCWGCGPQNEEGLHLKSYPSEDGKTCICKFKPDKRYTGGVPDNLFGGMIAMIFDCHGTASAAWFAHNKKKLSYDENTVIGRFITARLEIDFKKPLPIDKELLVSSFLEELTDRKAIITMEMISDGLVRARAKMVAVAVKDDM from the coding sequence ATGCAAAACAAAAAGATAGCTATACAAGATACATATAAAAAGAGATTCCAACACTGCTGGGGATGCGGTCCCCAAAATGAAGAAGGTTTGCATTTAAAATCTTACCCATCCGAGGATGGCAAGACCTGCATTTGCAAATTTAAACCAGATAAAAGATATACAGGCGGGGTGCCAGATAATCTCTTCGGAGGTATGATTGCCATGATTTTTGATTGCCATGGGACAGCTTCTGCAGCTTGGTTTGCCCACAATAAGAAAAAACTTAGCTATGATGAAAATACAGTCATAGGCAGATTTATAACTGCCAGATTAGAAATTGATTTCAAAAAGCCCCTGCCGATAGACAAGGAACTTTTAGTTAGCTCCTTTCTAGAAGAACTCACAGATAGAAAGGCAATAATTACTATGGAAATGATTTCTGATGGTCTTGTAAGAGCCAGAGCAAAAATGGTTGCCGTAGCCGTAAAGGATGATATGTAA